One genomic segment of Bacteroides caccae includes these proteins:
- the tamL gene encoding translocation and assembly module lipoprotein TamL: MRKKFLYLLASAAILSLASCTSTKFVPEGSYLLDEVKIRTDQKNIRPSSLRMYVRQNPNAKWFSLIKTQLYVYNLSGRDSTKWGNKFLRRIGDAPVIYNEEEAQRSEEEITKAVHNMGYMAATVKRSTKIKKKKIKLYYDVTAGKPYVVQSIKYDINDPQIAALLKQDSAKSLLKEKMYFDVNVLDADRQRITDKLLRNGYYKFNKDYIGYTADTVRNTYNVDLTQHLHPFKTHVSDSAKTHQQYWINKINFITDYDVLQSSALSSVEINDSINYKGYPIYYKDKLYLRPKVLTDNLRFAPGDLYNERDVQQTYSSFGRLPALKYTNIRFVETQIGDSTKLDCYVMLTKSKHKSIAFEVEGTNSAGDLGAAASVSFQNRNLFRGSETFMIKFRGAYEVISGLQAGYANNNYTEFGVESSINFPNFLFPFVSSDFKRKIRATTEFGLQYNYQMRPEFLRTMASASWSYKWTQRQKIQHRIDLINIAFLYLPRISERFKEDYINKGQNDIFQYNYQDRLIINMGYSYNYNSVGGAIVNNTIASNSYSIRFNFESAGNIMYALSKMTGIRKNANNEYAILGIPYAQYIKGEFDFSKNIRIDYRNSFAFHAGIGIAVPYGNAKTIPFEKQYFSGGANSVRGWSVRDLGPGSFAGKGNLLDQSGDIKLDASIEYRSKLFWKFQGAVFIDAGNIWTVREYANQPGGVFKFNKFYKQIAVAYGLGLRLDLDFFILRFDGGMKAVNPAFETKKEHFPIIHPKFSRDFAFHFAVGYPF; this comes from the coding sequence ATGAGGAAAAAATTTCTTTATTTGCTTGCTTCTGCCGCTATTTTGTCACTTGCTTCGTGCACATCCACAAAGTTTGTGCCGGAGGGTTCTTACCTGTTGGATGAAGTCAAGATTCGTACGGACCAGAAGAATATACGGCCTTCATCTTTACGAATGTATGTTCGTCAGAATCCTAATGCCAAATGGTTCAGCCTGATTAAAACACAGTTATATGTTTATAATCTTTCGGGACGTGATTCTACCAAATGGGGGAATAAATTTCTACGAAGGATAGGTGATGCTCCTGTGATATATAATGAAGAAGAAGCGCAACGTTCTGAAGAAGAAATCACAAAGGCTGTTCATAATATGGGATATATGGCAGCAACGGTAAAGCGTTCCACTAAAATAAAGAAGAAGAAAATAAAACTCTATTACGATGTAACAGCCGGAAAACCATACGTCGTTCAATCTATAAAATATGATATCAACGATCCTCAAATAGCTGCTCTTTTGAAACAAGATTCAGCAAAAAGTTTATTGAAGGAGAAGATGTATTTTGATGTAAACGTGTTGGATGCGGATAGGCAACGAATCACGGATAAATTACTCCGGAATGGTTACTATAAATTCAATAAGGATTATATAGGCTATACCGCAGATACGGTACGAAATACTTATAATGTAGATTTGACACAACACTTGCACCCATTTAAAACTCATGTCAGTGATTCGGCAAAGACACATCAACAATATTGGATTAACAAGATTAACTTTATTACGGATTATGATGTATTGCAGTCGTCGGCATTGAGCAGTGTGGAGATTAATGACTCTATTAATTATAAAGGGTATCCGATTTATTATAAAGATAAACTGTATTTGCGTCCTAAGGTGCTTACGGATAATCTTCGTTTTGCTCCCGGAGATTTGTATAATGAGCGCGATGTGCAGCAGACATATTCCAGTTTTGGACGCTTGCCGGCATTGAAATATACCAATATCCGTTTTGTGGAAACGCAGATTGGAGATTCGACAAAGCTTGACTGCTATGTGATGCTGACTAAAAGTAAGCATAAATCTATAGCTTTTGAGGTAGAAGGGACCAACTCTGCCGGTGACTTGGGAGCAGCAGCTTCTGTTTCTTTCCAAAATCGGAATCTTTTTCGCGGATCAGAAACCTTTATGATAAAGTTTCGTGGCGCTTATGAAGTGATCTCCGGACTTCAAGCAGGGTATGCAAATAATAACTATACAGAATTCGGAGTAGAGTCAAGTATTAATTTCCCTAATTTTTTATTCCCTTTTGTGTCTTCTGATTTTAAACGAAAAATTAGGGCAACTACTGAATTCGGCTTGCAATATAACTATCAGATGCGTCCTGAATTTCTGCGTACAATGGCTTCTGCTTCATGGAGTTATAAGTGGACGCAACGTCAAAAAATACAACATCGTATTGATTTGATTAATATTGCTTTCCTTTATTTGCCGCGAATTTCAGAAAGATTTAAAGAGGACTATATAAATAAAGGTCAAAATGATATTTTTCAATATAATTATCAAGACCGCCTGATAATAAATATGGGATATAGCTATAACTATAATAGTGTAGGAGGGGCTATTGTTAATAATACAATCGCTTCCAACTCGTATTCCATTCGTTTTAATTTCGAGTCTGCGGGAAATATAATGTATGCTTTGTCGAAGATGACTGGAATTAGGAAAAACGCTAATAATGAGTATGCCATTCTTGGAATACCTTATGCACAATATATCAAGGGAGAGTTTGACTTCTCTAAAAATATCAGGATTGACTATCGTAATTCATTTGCATTTCATGCCGGTATAGGTATAGCTGTTCCATACGGGAACGCAAAAACTATTCCGTTTGAGAAACAATATTTTTCGGGTGGAGCTAACAGTGTTCGCGGATGGAGTGTACGAGATCTAGGTCCGGGGTCTTTTGCCGGTAAGGGAAATTTGCTCGATCAATCCGGAGATATTAAATTGGATGCCAGTATCGAATATCGAAGTAAGTTGTTCTGGAAATTTCAGGGAGCTGTCTTTATTGATGCTGGTAATATCTGGACTGTTCGTGAATATGCCAATCAACCGGGTGGAGTTTTCAAGTTTAATAAGTTTTATAAGCAGATAGCAGTAGCTTACGGGTTAGGGCTTCGTCTTGACTTAGACTTCTTTATTCTTCGTTTTGATGGAGGTATGAAGGCTGTCAATCCAGCTTTTGAGACTAAAAAAGAGCATTTTCCTATTATTCATCCTAAATTTAGTCGTGATTTTGCTTTCCATTTTGCAGTGGGATATCCTTTCTAA
- a CDS encoding DUF4296 domain-containing protein: MKSKLRFHLCFICMLALAVAGCKVKRPNDVIPESKMESLLYDYHLAKSMGDNLPYSENYKKALYIDAVFKKYGTTQAVFDSSMVWYTRNTEVLSKIYEKVKKRLKDQQDEVNHLIALRDKKPKMTEPGDSLDVWPWLRMIRLTGEMMNNRYSFVLPTDTNYKDRDTLVWEVNYRFLEPMLADSLRAVAMGMQVIYEKDTINHLKTITRPGVQQIRLYADTLEAMKEIRGFIYYPMLGEQKGGTLLADHFTMTRYHCKDTLAFAVRDSLNKIEALKADSLKKISEEEVVDSLHKVAEEHKEDVQRLTPEEMNRRRTGTQREKKPEQIEVEQHIQQERIEQRKERQMNQRRQQQQRRQTR, translated from the coding sequence ATGAAAAGTAAGCTTCGGTTTCATCTGTGTTTCATCTGCATGCTTGCGCTTGCGGTAGCGGGATGTAAAGTGAAAAGACCTAATGACGTAATCCCGGAATCGAAAATGGAGAGTTTGCTATATGATTATCATCTGGCAAAGTCCATGGGAGATAACCTGCCTTACAGTGAGAACTATAAAAAAGCGTTGTATATTGATGCTGTTTTTAAGAAGTATGGAACTACGCAGGCTGTATTCGACTCATCTATGGTTTGGTATACACGCAACACAGAAGTTTTATCGAAAATCTATGAGAAAGTAAAGAAACGCTTGAAAGACCAACAGGACGAAGTTAATCATTTAATAGCTTTGCGAGATAAGAAACCGAAAATGACAGAACCAGGTGATAGTCTTGATGTATGGCCTTGGTTGCGTATGATACGTTTGACCGGCGAGATGATGAATAACCGTTATTCGTTCGTATTGCCTACCGATACTAACTATAAAGACCGTGATACCTTGGTTTGGGAAGTGAATTATCGTTTTCTGGAGCCAATGCTTGCTGATTCTTTGAGAGCGGTAGCTATGGGTATGCAGGTTATCTACGAAAAAGATACGATAAATCATCTGAAGACTATAACCCGCCCGGGAGTTCAGCAAATACGTTTATATGCTGATACGCTGGAAGCTATGAAGGAAATTAGAGGTTTCATTTACTATCCGATGTTAGGCGAGCAGAAAGGGGGAACGCTATTAGCAGACCATTTCACTATGACTCGTTATCATTGCAAAGATACTCTCGCTTTTGCTGTTCGTGACTCCCTGAATAAGATAGAAGCTCTGAAAGCGGATTCTCTGAAAAAGATTTCGGAGGAAGAAGTGGTGGATTCCTTGCATAAAGTTGCCGAAGAACATAAAGAGGATGTCCAACGTTTGACGCCGGAAGAAATGAACCGTCGTCGTACAGGAACTCAACGTGAAAAGAAACCGGAACAGATCGAGGTGGAGCAACATATCCAGCAAGAGAGAATAGAACAAAGAAAGGAACGGCAAATGAATCAGCGCAGGCAACAACAGCAAAGACGTCAAACTCGTTAG
- a CDS encoding DUF3332 domain-containing protein: MKREKLTLVAVLLSGSLLFSSCVGSFGLFNRLSSWNQSIGSKFVNELVFLAFNIVPVYGVSYLADALVINSIEFWSGSNPMANVGDVKKVKGENGNYMVKTLENGYSITKEGETASMDLIYNKEANTWNVVANGESAELIKMNNDGTADLFLPNGEKMNVTLDAQGMMAARQATMSNLMFAAR; encoded by the coding sequence ATGAAAAGAGAGAAACTTACTTTAGTTGCAGTGCTACTTAGTGGCAGCCTATTGTTCAGTTCTTGTGTAGGTTCATTTGGTTTATTCAACCGTTTATCTTCTTGGAACCAATCTATTGGAAGCAAATTTGTAAATGAACTTGTATTTCTAGCTTTCAACATTGTTCCGGTTTACGGAGTGTCCTACCTGGCTGATGCTTTAGTTATTAATTCTATCGAGTTCTGGAGTGGTTCCAATCCGATGGCTAACGTAGGTGACGTAAAGAAAGTAAAAGGAGAGAACGGCAATTACATGGTAAAGACACTTGAAAATGGATATTCCATTACTAAAGAAGGTGAAACTGCTTCTATGGATTTGATTTATAACAAAGAAGCTAATACATGGAATGTAGTTGCAAACGGTGAAAGTGCTGAACTCATAAAGATGAACAACGACGGTACTGCCGATTTGTTCTTACCGAACGGCGAAAAAATGAATGTAACTTTGGATGCTCAAGGCATGATGGCAGCTCGCCAAGCTACAATGAGCAACCTTATGTTTGCAGCTCGCTAA
- a CDS encoding TrmH family RNA methyltransferase, whose product MVSLSKNKIKYIHSLELKKIRKEERVFLAEGPKLVGDLLGHFPCCFLAATASWIQEHPDLRINEIAEVSQEDLSRASLLKTPQQVLAVFEQPQYTLTPGVARHSLCLALDDVQDPGNLGTIVRLADWFGIEHIICSQNTVDVYNPKTIQATMGGIARVKVHYTSLPDFIRSLGEDIPVFGTFLNGKNMYEQPLTANGLIVMGNEGNGIGKEVETLINRKLYIPNYPQGKETSESLNVAIATAVICAEFRRQAAWK is encoded by the coding sequence ATGGTATCGTTAAGTAAAAACAAAATAAAGTATATTCATTCGCTTGAGCTAAAGAAAATACGTAAAGAAGAACGAGTTTTTCTAGCCGAAGGTCCTAAACTAGTAGGCGATTTACTCGGACATTTCCCCTGTTGTTTTCTGGCAGCTACCGCATCCTGGATTCAGGAACATCCTGATCTTCGTATAAATGAAATAGCAGAAGTTTCTCAAGAAGATCTTTCACGAGCCAGTTTACTGAAAACTCCGCAGCAGGTGCTTGCTGTCTTTGAACAGCCCCAATATACTCTGACCCCGGGGGTTGCCCGCCATTCCCTTTGCCTGGCATTGGACGACGTTCAGGACCCCGGAAATTTGGGGACTATTGTTCGTTTAGCTGATTGGTTCGGCATTGAACATATTATTTGTTCGCAAAACACAGTGGATGTTTATAATCCCAAGACCATACAAGCCACTATGGGGGGGATTGCGCGGGTAAAAGTACATTATACCTCTCTCCCTGATTTTATTCGTTCACTCGGTGAAGATATACCTGTATTCGGAACTTTCCTTAATGGGAAAAATATGTATGAACAGCCATTAACCGCCAATGGTTTGATCGTAATGGGAAATGAAGGAAATGGAATAGGAAAAGAAGTAGAAACTTTAATAAATAGAAAACTTTATATTCCCAATTATCCACAAGGAAAAGAAACCTCCGAGTCACTCAATGTAGCCATAGCTACCGCAGTAATCTGTGCCGAGTTCCGTCGACAGGCTGCATGGAAATAA
- the ileS gene encoding isoleucine--tRNA ligase has product MGKRFTEYSQFDLSQVNKDVLKKWDENKVFAKSMTERDGCPSFVFFEGPPSANGMPGIHHVMARTIKDIFCRYKTMKGYQVKRKAGWDTHGLPVELSVEKALGITKEDIGKKISVADYNAACRKDVMKYTKEWEDLTHQMGYWVDMKHPYITYDNRYIETLWWLLKQLYKKGLLYKGYTIQPYSPAAGTGLSSHELNQPGCYRDVKDTTVVAQFKMKNPKPEMTEWGTPYFIAWTTTPWTLPSNTALCVGPKIDYVAVQSYNAYTGEPITVVLAKALLNALFNPKAADLKLEDYKAGDKLVPFKVIAEYKGTDLIGMEYEQLIPWVKPVEVSEDGDWKASNKAFRVIPGDYVTTEDGTGIVHIAPTFGADDANVARAAGIPSLFMINKRGETRPMVDLTGKFYLLNELDENFVKECVDVEKYKEYQGAWVKNAYNPVFMIDGKYDEKAAQAAESLDIVLAMMMKANNQAFKIEKHVHNYPHCWRTDKPVLYYPLDSWFIRSTACKERMMELNKTINWKPESTGTGRFGKWLENLNDWNLSRSRYWGTPLPIWRTEDGTGELCIESVEELYNEIEKSVAAGFMKSNPYKDRGFVPGEYTEENYDKIDLHRPYVDDIILVSKDGQPMKRESDLIDVWFDSGAMPYAQIHYPFENKELLDSRQVYPADFIAEGVDQTRGWFFTLHAIATMVFDSVSYKAVISNGLVLDKNGNKMSKRLNNAVDPFTTIEKYGSDPLRWYMITNSSPWDNLKFDVEGVEEVRRKFFGTLYNTYSFFALYANVDGFEYKEADVPMAERPEIDRWILSVLNTLIKEVDTCYNEYEPTKAGRLISDFVNDNLSNWYVRLNRKRFWGGEFTQDKLSAYQTLYTCLETVAKLMAPISPFYADRLYTDLITATGRDNVVSVHLAEFPKYQEEMINKELETRMQMAQDVTSMVLALRRKVNIKVRQPLQCIMVPVLDEEQKAHIEAVKSLIMNEVNVKEIKFVDGAAGVLVKKVKCDFKKLGPKFGKQMKAVAAAVAEMSQEAISELEKNGKYTLNLNGEEAVIEVSDVEIISEDIPGWLVANEGKLTVALEVTVTEELRREGIARELVNRIQNIRKSSGFEITDKIKITISKNTQTDDAVNEYNTYICNQVLGTSLELVDEVKDGTELSFDDFSLFVNVIKD; this is encoded by the coding sequence ATGGGTAAGAGATTTACTGAATATTCGCAGTTTGACCTTTCGCAGGTGAACAAAGATGTACTGAAGAAGTGGGACGAAAACAAAGTTTTCGCCAAGAGTATGACAGAACGTGATGGCTGTCCTTCGTTTGTATTTTTCGAAGGACCTCCCTCGGCTAATGGAATGCCGGGTATTCACCATGTAATGGCTCGTACCATTAAAGACATTTTCTGCCGTTACAAAACAATGAAAGGTTATCAGGTGAAGCGTAAAGCCGGTTGGGATACGCACGGACTGCCTGTGGAACTTAGTGTGGAAAAAGCATTAGGCATCACAAAAGAGGATATTGGTAAGAAAATCTCTGTGGCCGACTACAATGCAGCTTGTCGTAAAGACGTAATGAAATACACCAAAGAATGGGAAGATTTGACGCATCAAATGGGGTATTGGGTGGATATGAAACATCCATATATCACGTATGATAATCGTTATATCGAAACATTGTGGTGGTTGCTGAAGCAGTTGTACAAAAAAGGACTGTTATATAAAGGATATACTATCCAGCCATATTCTCCGGCTGCCGGAACAGGATTAAGTTCGCACGAATTGAATCAGCCGGGTTGTTATCGTGACGTAAAAGATACGACAGTGGTTGCTCAGTTTAAGATGAAGAATCCTAAACCGGAAATGACAGAGTGGGGAACTCCCTATTTTATAGCATGGACAACTACTCCTTGGACATTGCCTTCAAATACAGCACTTTGTGTAGGACCGAAAATTGATTATGTTGCTGTGCAATCCTATAACGCTTATACCGGAGAACCTATCACGGTTGTTTTGGCAAAGGCTTTGTTGAATGCTCTTTTCAACCCCAAAGCTGCTGACTTGAAATTGGAAGATTATAAGGCAGGAGATAAACTGGTTCCATTTAAAGTAATCGCCGAATACAAAGGTACTGACCTTATTGGCATGGAATATGAGCAACTGATTCCGTGGGTAAAACCGGTTGAAGTGTCAGAAGACGGTGATTGGAAGGCTAGTAATAAGGCATTCCGTGTAATTCCGGGCGACTATGTAACTACAGAAGATGGTACGGGAATTGTCCATATCGCACCGACATTTGGTGCAGACGACGCAAACGTGGCACGTGCTGCGGGAATACCGTCGCTTTTTATGATTAATAAGAGAGGCGAAACTCGTCCAATGGTAGACCTGACTGGTAAATTCTACCTGTTGAATGAACTGGACGAGAATTTTGTAAAAGAATGTGTGGATGTAGAAAAATACAAGGAATATCAAGGTGCATGGGTGAAAAACGCCTACAATCCTGTGTTTATGATAGACGGAAAATATGATGAGAAAGCTGCCCAAGCCGCCGAATCTCTGGATATTGTTCTGGCTATGATGATGAAAGCAAACAATCAGGCATTCAAAATAGAAAAGCATGTCCACAACTATCCGCACTGCTGGCGTACAGATAAGCCGGTACTTTATTATCCGTTGGATAGCTGGTTTATCCGTTCTACAGCTTGCAAAGAGCGTATGATGGAACTGAACAAGACTATCAACTGGAAACCGGAATCTACCGGAACGGGACGTTTTGGAAAATGGCTGGAAAATCTGAATGACTGGAACCTGAGCCGTTCACGTTATTGGGGTACTCCGCTACCTATCTGGCGTACGGAAGACGGTACAGGTGAATTGTGTATCGAGTCAGTAGAAGAATTATACAATGAAATAGAAAAATCGGTAGCTGCCGGATTTATGAAGTCCAATCCTTACAAAGATAGAGGTTTTGTACCCGGCGAATATACTGAAGAAAATTATGATAAGATTGACCTCCACCGTCCTTATGTAGATGATATTATATTAGTATCGAAAGACGGTCAGCCAATGAAACGTGAATCCGACTTGATCGACGTATGGTTCGACTCGGGTGCTATGCCTTATGCGCAGATTCATTACCCGTTCGAAAATAAAGAACTGTTGGATAGCCGTCAGGTATATCCGGCTGATTTTATCGCTGAAGGAGTAGACCAGACACGTGGTTGGTTCTTTACATTGCACGCTATTGCTACTATGGTATTTGATAGTGTATCCTATAAAGCGGTTATTTCTAATGGGCTGGTACTCGATAAGAATGGTAATAAAATGTCCAAACGCCTTAATAATGCTGTCGATCCGTTCACGACTATTGAAAAGTACGGTTCCGATCCGTTACGTTGGTACATGATTACCAATTCTTCTCCGTGGGATAATTTGAAGTTCGACGTAGAAGGAGTGGAAGAAGTTCGTCGTAAGTTCTTTGGTACTTTATATAATACTTACTCGTTCTTTGCACTTTATGCCAATGTAGACGGATTTGAGTATAAAGAAGCTGATGTGCCTATGGCAGAACGTCCGGAAATCGACCGTTGGATTTTGTCTGTACTGAATACGCTGATAAAAGAAGTAGATACTTGTTATAACGAATACGAACCGACTAAAGCAGGGCGTTTGATTTCCGACTTTGTCAACGATAATTTATCCAATTGGTATGTTCGCCTGAACCGTAAACGTTTCTGGGGAGGTGAATTTACACAAGATAAACTGTCTGCTTATCAGACATTATATACGTGTCTTGAAACGGTTGCTAAATTAATGGCCCCCATTTCTCCATTCTATGCAGATCGTCTGTATACGGATTTGATTACAGCAACAGGACGTGATAATGTAGTATCCGTACACTTGGCTGAATTCCCTAAATATCAGGAAGAAATGATAAATAAGGAATTGGAAACCCGTATGCAAATGGCACAGGACGTTACTTCTATGGTATTGGCATTACGTCGTAAAGTGAATATAAAAGTCCGTCAACCGCTACAATGTATCATGGTGCCGGTGCTGGACGAAGAGCAGAAAGCACATATCGAAGCTGTGAAAAGCCTGATAATGAACGAGGTGAATGTGAAAGAAATCAAGTTCGTAGACGGTGCGGCCGGTGTCTTGGTAAAGAAAGTGAAATGTGACTTTAAGAAACTGGGGCCGAAATTTGGAAAACAAATGAAAGCCGTAGCTGCTGCCGTTGCAGAAATGTCGCAGGAAGCAATCTCCGAACTGGAAAAGAATGGAAAATATACTTTGAACCTGAATGGAGAGGAAGCCGTTATCGAAGTCTCAGACGTGGAAATTATCAGTGAAGATATTCCGGGCTGGTTGGTTGCTAATGAAGGCAAGTTGACTGTGGCACTTGAAGTTACAGTTACCGAAGAGTTACGTCGTGAGGGTATTGCCCGTGAATTGGTAAATCGTATACAAAATATACGTAAATCAAGCGGTTTCGAGATTACAGATAAAATAAAAATAACAATCTCGAAAAATACACAAACAGATGATGCGGTAAATGAATATAATACTTATATTTGTAACCAGGTTTTAGGCACATCTCTTGAACTTGTTGATGAGGTGAAAGACGGTACAGAGCTTAGCTTTGACGATTTCTCACTGTTTGTGAATGTGATAAAAGACTAA
- a CDS encoding nuclear transport factor 2 family protein, with the protein MNKIHILILSLITFTCFSCQKQNPKTQLEEIAINFCESFYNFNYPVAEEWSTPSSLSYLSFLASNIQQNHLDQLKTQGAAKASIITSSEITPDSEMATVICQIKNAFIINPINGKAERFSSLQDTLQLIKEGNKWLVRKDIPLQNGKQNHD; encoded by the coding sequence ATGAACAAGATACATATATTAATCCTTTCACTAATAACATTCACCTGTTTTTCATGCCAAAAACAGAACCCCAAGACTCAATTGGAGGAGATAGCTATCAATTTCTGTGAATCTTTTTATAATTTCAATTATCCGGTTGCCGAAGAATGGAGTACTCCGTCTTCACTATCCTATCTTAGTTTTTTAGCATCTAATATTCAGCAAAATCATTTGGATCAACTCAAAACACAAGGAGCGGCAAAAGCTTCTATCATTACTTCGAGTGAGATAACTCCTGACTCTGAAATGGCAACAGTAATCTGCCAAATAAAGAATGCATTTATTATCAATCCTATCAATGGAAAAGCGGAACGGTTTTCTTCTCTGCAAGATACACTCCAACTAATAAAAGAAGGCAATAAATGGTTGGTTAGAAAGGATATCCCACTGCAAAATGGAAAGCAAAATCACGACTAA
- a CDS encoding TraR/DksA family transcriptional regulator, protein MAEKTRYSDAELEEFRAIIMEKLELAQRDYEQLKKSLMGLDGNDTDDTSPTYKVLEEGANTLSKEETTRLAQRQLKFIQGLQAALVRIENKTYGICRETGKLIPAERLRAVPHATLSIEAKNSGKK, encoded by the coding sequence ATGGCAGAAAAGACTAGATACTCAGATGCGGAACTTGAAGAATTCCGTGCCATTATTATGGAGAAACTGGAACTAGCACAACGTGACTATGAACAGTTGAAAAAGAGTTTGATGGGATTGGACGGTAATGATACTGATGATACATCTCCTACATATAAAGTGTTGGAAGAAGGAGCTAATACGCTTTCCAAAGAAGAAACAACCCGTTTGGCACAACGCCAACTGAAGTTTATTCAGGGATTGCAGGCAGCTTTAGTACGCATAGAGAATAAAACGTATGGCATTTGTCGCGAAACCGGAAAGCTGATTCCGGCAGAACGCCTGCGCGCTGTTCCTCATGCGACATTGAGCATTGAAGCTAAGAACAGTGGTAAAAAATAA
- a CDS encoding lipoprotein signal peptidase, translating into MKKLFTKGTIALIVIFSVLIIDQIIKIWIKTHMYWHESIRVTDWFYIYFTENNGMAFGMEIFGKLFLTTFRIVAVALIGWYLYKIVKKGFKTGYIVCVALILTGALGNIIDSVFYGVIFNESTHSQIASFMPEGGGYSTWFYGKVVDMFYFPIIDTNWPAWLPFVGGEHFIFFSPIFNFADAAISCGIIALLLFYSKYLNESYHSLDKGDKKEVENHEK; encoded by the coding sequence ATGAAGAAACTATTCACGAAGGGAACAATCGCTCTGATCGTTATCTTTTCCGTATTGATTATCGACCAGATCATTAAAATCTGGATTAAAACTCATATGTACTGGCACGAAAGCATACGTGTGACGGACTGGTTTTATATTTATTTCACCGAGAACAACGGAATGGCTTTCGGTATGGAGATTTTCGGGAAATTATTCCTGACTACTTTCCGTATTGTTGCAGTTGCATTAATCGGTTGGTATCTATATAAAATTGTAAAGAAAGGCTTCAAAACCGGATATATCGTTTGTGTGGCTCTGATTCTGACCGGTGCTTTAGGTAATATTATAGATAGTGTATTCTATGGAGTTATTTTCAATGAAAGCACTCATTCACAAATTGCGAGTTTCATGCCGGAGGGCGGAGGATATTCCACCTGGTTCTATGGTAAAGTAGTGGATATGTTTTATTTCCCGATTATAGATACAAACTGGCCTGCATGGCTGCCATTCGTAGGTGGAGAGCATTTTATATTTTTCAGCCCGATCTTTAATTTTGCAGATGCTGCCATTAGTTGTGGTATCATTGCTTTATTACTCTTTTATAGTAAATATCTGAATGAGTCATATCATTCATTGGATAAAGGCGATAAAAAGGAAGTTGAGAATCATGAAAAGTAA
- a CDS encoding DoxX family protein gives MIYNFLFPTRPNTAKVSLFLLAVRIIFGILLMNHGIQKWSNFQELSTAFPDPLGIGSPLSLGLAIFGELVCSMAFIIGFLYRLAMIPMIFTMAIAFFVIHANDIFTVKELAFIYLVVFILMYIAGPGKYSIDHIIGNELQRRKAK, from the coding sequence ATGATTTATAATTTTTTATTCCCTACAAGGCCAAATACAGCAAAAGTATCTTTGTTCCTATTGGCGGTCCGGATAATCTTCGGAATATTATTAATGAACCATGGTATACAAAAATGGAGTAACTTTCAGGAACTGTCAACTGCATTTCCTGACCCGTTAGGTATAGGTAGTCCCCTATCCCTCGGATTAGCTATTTTTGGCGAACTTGTCTGTTCAATGGCTTTTATCATTGGCTTCTTATATCGGCTGGCAATGATTCCGATGATTTTCACAATGGCGATAGCTTTCTTTGTGATTCATGCGAATGATATATTTACAGTCAAGGAGCTAGCTTTCATTTATTTAGTTGTATTCATTCTTATGTATATTGCCGGTCCTGGTAAATATTCAATAGACCACATAATAGGAAACGAACTGCAACGGCGAAAAGCGAAGTAA
- a CDS encoding copper resistance protein NlpE — MKKIFILVCSCTLLAACGNSSKTNKGTDTDSTTIEVVDMHNAETSLDYEGTYKGVFPAADCPGIETTLILNPDKTYTLHSVYIDRDSSFDDKGTYTLKGNLLTLKEENGEISYYKVEENRVRLLTDDKQEITGALADHYILNKE, encoded by the coding sequence ATGAAGAAAATTTTTATTCTGGTATGTTCGTGTACCCTATTGGCGGCGTGCGGAAATAGTTCAAAAACAAACAAAGGTACAGATACAGACAGTACCACAATCGAAGTTGTTGATATGCATAATGCGGAAACTTCGCTTGATTACGAAGGAACATACAAAGGTGTTTTCCCTGCGGCCGACTGTCCAGGCATTGAAACAACCTTAATATTAAATCCAGATAAGACATATACGCTTCACTCCGTATATATTGATAGAGATAGTTCGTTCGACGATAAAGGTACATATACTTTAAAAGGTAACTTGTTAACTCTAAAAGAAGAAAACGGAGAAATATCTTATTATAAAGTAGAAGAAAACAGGGTGCGTTTATTAACTGATGACAAACAGGAAATAACAGGAGCACTTGCCGATCACTATATATTGAATAAAGAATAA